The Desertibacillus haloalkaliphilus region CACTCCATTTTCTAAATTCGTCAAAATTATCATCATCTATCGGACTATCCTTGGCACGATATAGAACTTCATAGTGACCTACGCTTTGAAATTGATTATGCCACCATGTAGTATCATCTTTAATTTGTTCCTTTGAAAAGTTGAAGTCCTCTGGTTCCCTCCATTGATCAGAGTAATCAATCACCTTACTAATCGATTGTTCATAGGGACTAGATAAGTCAGATTCTGGTGAATGAACAGTTCTAGAAAAATTCTCGAAATAAGAATCATCATGTTTTACTTTAAATTGCTCTTGATACAAGTGATCATTTTCAATATCCTCATATCTGCTTAAGAAAAGGATCAGCTCATCCACTAATACATAGTTATGATCTTGAGCTAAGTCGACAATCTCAATAGTAACAGTACCGACATCCGTTTCTCCATTTCCATCATCAGCAACCACTTCTATCGTTTGTATCCCACTTGGAATATCATCATCAATCAAATCAAAAGGGATCTCGAATGTACGCTCATTTGCTGTATTATGAACCACTGTTGAATTACTTACATGACCAATGTTAGCCGTAATCGTTACACTATCATCATCGGGATCAAAAATATTACCAGTCACTTCAAAACTACTGTGACCTTCTACCTTTGAAAATCGTTGGTTTTCATATGGTGATATGATAGTTAACTCAGGGGGTTCATTTAACCCCTGTCCAACATCTAGTGTTACGCCTTCAAATAGCTCATCTCCTGTATTTCCTATTGGATCATGAGCAGCAATTGTAATTTCAGAATTTGAAAAATTACCTGTATTGATATGCACTCCACCATTGTATATGGCGTCATTTGTTCCGACCGTATAAGAGTTACTACCATTAAATTGTATCCTTGTTCCTGGTGGAAGATAAGTCGTTTCTAAGAAAAGTGTATCGCCATGATGAAAAGCTTCTAACATCTCCATTTGGATATCTGTATCAATGTTTAACGATCGGTTGAAGCTAAACGCCCCCCCTGTGGCTGCTCCCGAAGATGAATGGTTTGTATTAGACCCAGGATAGTGATATCCTGTAGCATCCATCTCAAATTCGATCCTAAAATCAAAACGACCACTACTTCTTGTCCTTAAATGAATTTGTCCATCGCTTTGAATATGATCTTCTACTTTAACTTTCCCCCTACCTGACGGAGCAGGCACCCAATTTCCCGAAGAGTCTCGTATATCTATATAAAGATTCATTCGATCACTTGTTGAAGGAGCATTTGCAACCCTATACTTCCAGGTATATTCCCAAGCTGTAGTATTCGTTGATTGACCATCATGTGAAAAAGTAACTCGCGAATTATTCGCAAGAGTCCTTTCTTCTCCTTCCATCTCACTTAAGGTACTTGTATCTATTCTAGGATTAGTTGCTGTTGAACCATTATAAGAAGTGATTGCAGTTGGTGGACTCCAGCTCCGGCTACGAACAGAGTTATAATACAAATAACCGTTGTTCACAAAATACTCATAGTCAAAAGAAATCATTCTTTGATACGTTAGCCTTTGTGTTCTAGAACGACTACCATATTCATGATGGGAATAATCAATGCGATTTCTCACTTCTCTACCAAATGTACGATTATAATTAAAGTTCCCATAATAGTTTCCACTTGCTTTAACTGTATCTAGAGAATAAAGACTTTCTTCATTGAAAAGATTTGAATCTACTTTACTTACCTTACCTAATATGTTTACTTCATCAATAGGATATGATCTTGCATTCCCATAGTGATCACCAACAAGGTAGTCACCATCAATTCTTTTGACAACTATATCGTCATTCGTCATCTCCGCAATGACAATATCACCGTCTTTCCAATTCTCACCTTCGATAGTTTGTACGATATCACCATCAATGAGAGCCGGGGACATAGAGTCACCCGACACCATAAAGAATTGAGATGCTTGCCCAACAGTAGGAAGGATGAAGATAAAAACAGCCAAAAACCAAAACATTACTATTTTTTTGTATATTGGTACCATCTTAATACCCCCAATCTACCGAAGGTGCTCTATTATCGACTTTAAACGTTCTTGTCGTTTCAGCTTCCTTATACAAACTATCGTTTATAAATTCTACAATTGTTGGTTGTCCAAAACCTTCTTTAATTTCTAACTTAACTTCATAATAACCAACGTTTTCTACTGATAATGAAAGTTCTGATAGATTAGATTGATCAATGATGATCCACTCTTCATTATTAAATGTACCGTCATTATTAGAATCATATCTGTAACTCCATATCCGCTGCTGAATAAAGTCACCATCTGGAGACTCTGAAAGGTCTGTTAAAGTTACAGTCGCATTATTATTATTGTCAGGATCACGGTAAACTGTTGGTGTAACAGTAAAATCAATTTCGGGTGGTAAATCAGGTTCAATTTCTATAGTTGTTTCAAACCACTCTAACGATTGATCACCCTTTTCATTTACAACACGATTCCTAATCTGATACTTTCCCCGCTCTCTAAACAAGGCTAATAATACTTCGTTACTACCATCTGTTTCCTGCTTATAAAAAATACCATCCGTATCTTGACCATCTAAAGGTGTAATTTCCCACTCCGTTTGTGAATGATCGACTTCAAAACGTCCTGTAGCTTCAGCACCAACTGAATTTCTCGCATCTAAAATAACACGGCGATTTTCTTTAAAGCTTCCTCTTGTGTCTATATCCGCTACTGGATAGTCTGGAAGGATCTCTAATGTTACTGCAGTTGTATCTGTCTTATCGTACTCATTACGTACCGTTAATTCGATTTCATGAGTCCCTTCCTTATCATAGGACAATTCAATCGTCTCCCCTTCTAATTCAACTTCATTATCGATTGTCCATCTGTATTCAACAATATCTCCACCATTAGCAATTGAAGAGCTTCCATCAAATGTTACAGTTTCCCGCATATACTCAATGGATGGACCTTCTATAATCGCTTCCGGCTTTCCTGGGAGTACATCTAAAACTGCAGTATCAGTTAACCCATATACTTCATCAAAATCAT contains the following coding sequences:
- a CDS encoding S24 family peptidase — its product is MVPIYKKIVMFWFLAVFIFILPTVGQASQFFMVSGDSMSPALIDGDIVQTIEGENWKDGDIVIAEMTNDDIVVKRIDGDYLVGDHYGNARSYPIDEVNILGKVSKVDSNLFNEESLYSLDTVKASGNYYGNFNYNRTFGREVRNRIDYSHHEYGSRSRTQRLTYQRMISFDYEYFVNNGYLYYNSVRSRSWSPPTAITSYNGSTATNPRIDTSTLSEMEGEERTLANNSRVTFSHDGQSTNTTAWEYTWKYRVANAPSTSDRMNLYIDIRDSSGNWVPAPSGRGKVKVEDHIQSDGQIHLRTRSSGRFDFRIEFEMDATGYHYPGSNTNHSSSGAATGGAFSFNRSLNIDTDIQMEMLEAFHHGDTLFLETTYLPPGTRIQFNGSNSYTVGTNDAIYNGGVHINTGNFSNSEITIAAHDPIGNTGDELFEGVTLDVGQGLNEPPELTIISPYENQRFSKVEGHSSFEVTGNIFDPDDDSVTITANIGHVSNSTVVHNTANERTFEIPFDLIDDDIPSGIQTIEVVADDGNGETDVGTVTIEIVDLAQDHNYVLVDELILFLSRYEDIENDHLYQEQFKVKHDDSYFENFSRTVHSPESDLSSPYEQSISKVIDYSDQWREPEDFNFSKEQIKDDTTWWHNQFQSVGHYEVLYRAKDSPIDDDNFDEFRKWSDPTPTLNLYVHRKPVASFEPYIDEDTGEVTIIDLSYDLDEYSRGDRGIKQKWWSYREEGTYEWINEKPTSLDRFKTWEIRLRVEDYQGAFDTQIQTVSTDAIPNLPPVAGFLHENPYVVGEMVELIAAPEDPDGDTLEITYTIEKDGSVFDEISTTTHDPIGITNGEPYYYSAGATQNHKAYFHADEVGTYRITQHVSDGEEFDMATSTLEVIDLDITGFIKHIDRWEQHHIERGCGIPCNEFYSGEKWLFEAEISDYPVWEEANIEQVLLRFVGEREIGSTVSIGHDYSEPNGPSRASPIVLKRRDESNVFEGEFYEDWMTTPSERFKTGSIVEFEFEVIYEKMQDDGHINRQVRYDYDDILIIGSSYEAFDYHRKY